The Malus domestica chromosome 06, GDT2T_hap1 genome has a segment encoding these proteins:
- the LOC103428169 gene encoding pentatricopeptide repeat-containing protein At4g19440, chloroplastic-like, with amino-acid sequence MHFSMDLRRLSIPNCHHFLFSPINRPCVTCTPQHRPQEPPHPPPLQVPDQPEPTDQSLHNWVSSILSKPSLDSSKCNAVVPLLSPLQFDRLFCSISSNVNPKTALQFFYFASESFKFRFTVRSFCVLVRLLIGSNLVAPARLLLIRSIDGNVPVSYANPSHRHMEIAIAMLALNTVAKRGVGVQGLDLLIHVYCTQFKNMGFGYAVDVFMFVSHKGVFPSLKTCKFLLSSLVKASELHKSYQVFEVMSRGVSPDIYLFTTAINAFCKGGKVDEAIGLLSKMEGRGVAPNVVTYNNVIHGLCKSRRLEEAFQFKRKMIENNVNPSLITYSILINGLIKLEKLYEANCVLKEMCNRGFVPNEVVYNTLIDGLCKTGNISEALKIKDDMLSCGLTPNSVTLNSILQGYCKTKQFEHAEQILDKILSRGLSINQTVCFSIIHWLCMKSKFDSALKFTIVMLSRNCRPSDGLLTMLVSGLCKDGKHSKAVDLWFRLCNKGFAANTATSNALIHGLCESGSMQEVVPRLKPMLERGLVMDRISYNTLISGCCKEGKVEEGFKLKKEMAKQGIEPDTYTYNLLMHGLCNIGKVDDAVKLWDEFENQGLAPNVYTYGVMIDGYCKAGRVDEGEKLFSKLVTKKVELNSVVYNTLIRAYSTNGNMMAALGLRLDMKKKGIQPTCVTYSSLIDGLCNIGSVDDAKCLLDEMRNEGVLPDVVCYTALIHGYCKLGQMAKVGSIWLEMSSFNIKPNKITYTVMIDGYCKLGNMEEATRLLYEMTKMGVVPDTVTYNALTNGFCKEMKVEEAFEVCDHMANKE; translated from the coding sequence ATGCATTTTTCCATGGATTTGAGAAGGCTTTCAATCCCAAATTGTCATCATtttctcttctcccccatcaaCCGCCCGTGCGTCACCTGCACCCCACAACACCGCCCCCAAGAACCTCCGCATCCGCCGCCATTGCAGGTTCCGGATCAACCGGAGCCGACCGATCAGAGTTTGCACAACTGGGTATCTTCTATTCTCTCAAAACCATCTTTAGATTCTTCTAAATGCAATGCTGTCGTACCCCTTTTGTCCCCTCTACAATTTGATCGATTGTTCTGTTCCATTAGCTCCAATGTGAACCCCAAAACAGCTCTCCAGTTCTTCTATTTTGCTTCTGAATCTTTTAAGTTCCGGTTTACTGTTCGATCTTTTTGTGTTTTGGTTCGTCTGCTTATTGGTTCGAATCTTGTGGCCCCTGCGAGATTGCTTTTGATCCGTTCGATTGATGGGAATGTGCCGGTTTCATATGCTAACCCCAGTCACAGGCATATGGAGATAGCCATTGCCATGTTAGCGTTGAATACCGTGGCCAAACGAGGTGTAGGTGTTCAGGGATTGGACTTGTTGATTCATGTCTACTGCACCCAATTTAAGAATATGGGTTTTGGTTACGCGGTTGATGTGTTTATGTTTGTTTCTCATAAGGGTGTCTTTCCGTCTTTGAAGACTTGTAAATTTTTGTTGAGTTCGTTAGTGAAGGCCAGCGAACTTCATAAGAGTTATCAAGTATTTGAAGTTATGTCTCGAGGTGTTTCTCCTGACATTTACTTGTTTACTACTGCGATTAATGCGTTTTGTAAGGGAGGGAAGGTTGATGAAGCAATAGGTTTGCTATCAAAAATGGAAGGGCGGGGGGTTGCTCCAAATGTTGTTACATACAATAATGTTATTCATGGTCTCTGTAAGAGCAGAAGATTAGAGGAGGCCTTCCAGTTTAAGAGGAAGATGATTGAAAACAATGTGAACCCGAGTCTTATAACATACAGTATACTCATTAATGGTTTGATTAAGCTGGAGAAGTTGTATGAGGCAAATTGTGTTTTGAAGGAAATGTGTAATAGGGGATTTGTCCCGAATGAGGTTGTTTATAACACATTGATTGATGGGCTTTGTAAAACGGGAAATATTAGTGAGGCACTAAAGATAAAGGATGATATGTTATCCTGTGGGTTAACTCCCAATTCCGTTACTCTTAATTCTATACTGCAGGGATATTGTAAAACTAAACAGTTCGAGCATGCTGAGCAGATTCTAGACAAGATTCTATCCCGTGGTTTATCCATAAAtcaaactgtttgtttctcaatcaTTCACTGGTTATGCATGAAATCTAAGTTCGATTCTGCTCTAAAGTTCACTATAGTAATGCTTTCAAGAAACTGTAGACCCAGCGATGGCTTGCTTACCATGTTGGTTAGTGGGCTTTGTAAAGATGGAAAACATTCCAAGGCAGTTGATCTTTGGTTTAGGCTATGTAACAAAGGATTTGCAGCCAACACAGCGACCTCAAATGCTTTAATTCATGGACTTTGTGAATCTGGTAGCATGCAAGAAGTTGTTCCGCGACTCAAACCAATGCTAGAGAGAGGTTTAGTAATGGATAGAATCTCATACAACACACTTATCTCAGGTTGTTGCAAGGAGGGAAAAGTGGAGGAAGGGTTTAAGCTTAAGAAAGAGATGGCTAAGCAAGGAATTGAACCAGATACTTATACTTATAATTTGCTAATGCATGGTCTATGTAATATAGGAAAAGTGGACGATGCAGTTAAACTTTGGGATGAGTTTGAAAATCAGGGTCTGGCTCCAAATGTCTATACATATGGGGTAATGATAGATGGATACTGTAAAGCTGGCAGAGTGGATGAGGGTGAAAAACTTTTCAGTAAGTTGGTAACTAAGAAAGTGGAGCTAAATTCTGTTGTTTACAATACACTAATCAGAGCATACAGCACAAATGGGAATATGATGGCAGCCCTTGGTCTCCGCTTGGACATGAAAAAGAAAGGCATTCAACCAACTTGTGTCACATATTCTTCTCTTATAGATGGACTGTGCAATATTGGCAGTGTTGATGATGCAAAATGTCTTCTAGATGAAATGAGGAACGAGGGTGTGTTGCCAGATGTTGTATGCTATACAGCACTAATTCATGGTTATTGTAAGCTAGGACAAATGGCTAAAGTAGGGAGTATCTGGCTGGAGATGTCTTCATTTAACATTAAACCTAATAAGATTACCTACACTGTCATGATTGATGGGTACTGTAAACTAGGTAATATGGAAGAAGCAACTAGACTTCTATATGAGATGACAAAGATGGGAGTTGTCCCAGACACCGTCACCTATAATGCATTAACTAATGGATTTTGTAAGGAAATGAAGGTGGAAGAAGCTTTTGAAGTGTGTGATCACATGGCCAATAAGGAGTAG